TGAGTCCGGCGCTGTCCCGCAACTGTCAGGCCCCGCACGGCACGCACCACGCGTCCGGAACCGGGGACGAGCCAGGTCGCCTGCCTCGACGGTCACGGACCAGCTCTCGGATGAAGGGCAGTTCGTGTGGCGAACCCCATCGCCCTCGAGCGGCTGTTCATCCCTCCTGACACGGAGGGACATCGATGATCCGCACCGCCGACGCCTGTCGGTTCCTCTGCACGCTCCTGGTCCTCTTTACGGTCGCCGCCTGCGGTGGCGCACAGACGTCGGACGACGCTGCGCCCACGCCGGAGGCCACGGCCTCGAGCGCGCCATCCGAGGCGGCCACCGACCGGGCGCCGTTCCCCGTCACCGTCGAGGCCGCCAACGGCGAGGTCACCCTCGACGAACAGCCCACGTCGATCGTCTCGCTGTCGCCGACCGCGACCGAGATGCTGTTCGCAATCGACGCTGGCGACCAGGTCACGGCCGTCGACGAGTTCTCCACCCATCCGTCCGAAGCGCCGACCACCGACCTGTCCGGCTACGAGCCCAACGTCGAGGCGATCGCCGGCTACGAGCCCGACCTGGTCGTCATCGCCGACGACGGTGCCGACCTGTCGACCGCGCTCGGCGAGCTGGACATCCCGGTCATCGTGGCGCCCGCCGCGCAGACGCTGGATGATACGTACGCCCAGATCGAGCAGCTGGGCGCGGCGACGGGACATGAGGCCGAGGCCGCCGGCCTCGTGGAGCAGATGCACGACGACATCGACAAGATCACCGGCGACCTACCGGAGACCGACCGCCCACTGACCTACTACCACGAGCTCGACGACACCTACTACAGCGTGACCAGCGACACCTTCATTGGGCAGATCTACGAGCTGGCCGGGCTGACGAGCATCGCCGACGAGGTCGACGACGACGCGAGCGACGGCTACCCGCAGCTGTCCGAGGAGTTCATCATCGACGCCGACCCGGGGCTGATCTTCCTGGCCGACACCATCTGCTGCGGCCAGACGGCGGAGACCGTCGCCGAGCGCCCCGGATGGGACCAGATCGCCGCGGTGCGCGACGGCGCCGTGGTCGAGCTCGACGACGACGTCGCGTCGCGGTGGGGGCCACGGATCGTGGACCTCCTGCGGACCATCGGCGACGCGGTCGCCGCGCACGCGGGCAGCTGAGGCCGTCATGAGCCTTACGGAACCCCGCCCGACCACCACCGGCTCCGGTGGCGGTCCGGGTGCCGGCGCCCCGCCGCCACCCGGCAGGCCCGCCGGCCGTCTGCGCCGGGAGTGGCTGGTCGCCGGGGTCGTGGCCGTCGTCGCCACGGCCGCCGCGGGCATCGCCGTGGGCCCGGTGGACCTGCCGCTGTCCGCGGTCGCGCGGGCCCTGCTCGACCGGTTGCCCCTGGTCGACCTGCCGTCGGGGCTGTCCGACCGCGACCTGGCCATCCTGTGGCAGCTGCGCGTCCCGCGCGTCGCGCTGGGCCTGCTGGTCGGTGCCATGCTGGCGACCGCAGGTGCCGGGTACCAGGGCGTGTTCCGCAATCCCCTGGCCGATCCGTACCTCCTGGGCATCGCGGCCGGTGCCGGGGTCGGCGCCACCCTCGCCATCGTCTCCGGCGCGCCGTCGGGGACGTGGTGGATCGACCCGCTGCCCCTGGCGGCCTTCTGCGGTGCGCTCGCCGGGGTCGTCGCCACGTACGCGCTGTCGCGCTCGGTCGCCGGGGAGCGCAGCACCGTGTCGCTGATCCTGGCCGGCGTCGCCGTGGCGGCCTTCTTCACCGCCATCCAGACGTTCGTGCAGATGCGCAACATCGACTCGATCCGCAGCGTGTACGCCTGGCTGTTCGGCCGGCTGGCGACCACCGGCTGGAGCGAGGTCGTGCTGATCCTCCCCTACGTAGTGGTCTCGTCGGCGGTGCTGCTGACCCACAGGCGGCTGCTCGACGTCATCGGTGTCGGCGACCGCGAGGCCACGGCGCTGGGTGTGCCGGTTACGCGGGTCCGGGTCGTCGTGGTCGTGGCGGCGTCACTGGGCACGGCCGCCGCCGTCGCCGTGAGCGGCCTGATCGGCTTCGTCGGCATCATCGTCCCGCACACGGTCCGGCTGCTGGCGGGCTGGAGCTACCGCTGCGTGCTGCCGCTGTCGCTGCTGTTCGGCGGCGCCTTCATGGTACTGACCGACCTGATCGCACGACTCGCGCTCGCGCCCGCCGAACTGCCCATCGGGGTGGTGACCGCGTTCCTGGGCGCGCCGTTCTTCGTGCTGGTCCTCCGGCACAGAGGCGCGTCGTGAGCCGCGCCGCCACGGATCGCACGGGGTCCGTCACCCACCCGGTCGACGGGGCCGCGGACCTGGCCGTGACGGGCGTGCGGGTGTCCTACGGCGACCGCAGGGCGGTCGATGGCGTGACGCTGCGGGTGCCGACCGCCGGCTGGACCGCGCTGATCGGGCCGAACGGCGCGGGCAAGACGTCGCTGCTGCACGCCGTGTCCGGCGCGGTGCCCGCGACGGGCACGGTGGCCGTGGGCGGGGCGGACCTTGCCGGCGCCCACCCACGGCGTCGCGCACGCCACATCGCCCTGGTCCCCCAGCGTGCGGTGATCCCGGAGGCGATGACGGTCGTCGACTACGTGCTGCTCGGCCGCACCGCCCACATGTCGTACCTGGCCGTGGAGTCCGCCGCCGACCTGCAGGTGGTCTCCGACGTGCTCCGCCGGCTGGATCTCACCGCGTACTCCAGGCGTCCCGTGCAGGCGCTGAGCGGCGGGGAGCAGCAGCGCGTGGTCCTGGCCCGCGCGCTGGCCCAGCAGACCCCGGTGCTGCTGCTCGACGAGCCGACGTCCGCACTGGACATCGGGCACCGCCAGCACGTGCTCGACCTGGTCGACCGGCTGCGCCGCGAGTGTGAGCTGACGGTGCTGGCGGCGATGCACGACCTCACACTCGCCGCGCAGTACGCCGACCGGCTCGTCCTGCTCGACGGCGGACGGGTCGCCGCAGAGGGGGTCGCGACCGATGTGCTGACCCGCCAGCGGATCGCCGACCACTTCGACGCCGACGTGCACGTGCTGATCGCGCCCGACGGTGGCATCGCCCTGGTCCCGGCACGGACGCGCCGGTGAGTCCCTCAGCCGACCAGGTCACGCCACCGTCCGTGGCGCCACTCGGCGACCGCAGCGCGCGGGGGTGGTCCACCCACGCCGTGCAGCGCGCGGGCCAGCGCCTCGACGCCGTCGACCAGGCGCGGGCCCGGCCGGCTGACGTAGGCCGATCCGTCGACCGCGAGCAGCCGGGCCCCGCGGATCAGCGATCGCCAGGCCGGCCGCTCGGATACCTCGTCGGTCCGCGCGATCGTCTCGGCGAGGTCGCAGCCGCAGAACGCCGCGATCACGACGTCGGCGTCGACCTCGGCGAGCTCCTCGAACGTCGCACGCCGGGACGGCTCACCGGACCGCCCGAACAGGCTGACGCCGCCGGCCCGCTCGATCATGTCCGGCGCCCAGTGACCCGGCAGCCAGGGCGGGTCGGGCCACTCGAGCATCGCCACCATCGGGCGCGGCCGGTCGGCGACCGCCCACGTGACCGCATCGAGGCGGTGCTGCAGGGACTCGGCGAGCGCCGCGGCCGACTCCTCGGCGGCGACGGCGCGGCCCAGCTCGACGGCGGCCGGGAGCAGGTCGTCCAGCGTGTGCGGATCGGCCGCCACGACGCGCGCCTGCGCGCCCAGAGTGCACGCCGCCGCCTCGACCGCGTCGACAGGCACGGCGCACACGTCGCACAGCTGCTGCGCGACGACCACGTCGGGCGCGAGCGCCCGCAGGGCGTCGACGTCGAGCGCGTAGATCGTGTGCTCGTCGCGGATCCCTGCGCTCACCGCCGCGTCGATCGCGGCGGACGACAGCGTCGATCCCCCGGCTCGCTGTCGCTCGCCCTCACCCTGGCCGGATGTCAGCAGGTTCGTGGTCACAGCCGGCAGACGGCTGACCTGCGGGGGGTGGTCGCACTCGTGGGTCACGCCGACGACGCGATCGCCCACGCCCATCGCGAACAACCACTCGGTGGCGGACGGCAGCAGGGACACGATGCGCATCACGCAACCATAGGCCGTCGCAGGTGGTCAGCGTGACGGGCCAGGCGGTGATGGTGCAGGGCACCTCCAGCTCGGCGGGCAAGAGCCTGCTGACAACGGCTCTGTGCGCCCACGCGGCGCGAGCGGGGATCCGGGTGGCGCCCTTCAAGGCGCAGAACATGTCCAACAACCCCCGGGTCGTCGACGGTGGCGAGATCGGCACGGCGCAGGCGCTGCAGGCACTGGCGTGCGGCATCGCCCCGGACGTGCGCATGAACCCGGTGCTCGTCAAGCCGGAGGCCGACACGCGTAGCCAGGTCGTCCGCAGGGGACGCGTGGACCACGAGCTGAGCGGCCTGCGCTGGGAGGAGCGCACCGCCGCGTTGTGGGGCGACATCCGCGACAGCCTCCACGACCTGCTCGACAGCTACGACCTGGTCGTCCTCGAGGGCGCCGGCAGCCCCGCGGAGTTCAACCATTGGCCGTACGACCTGGCGAACATGCGCGTTGCGGAGGAGGCCGATGCTCCCGTGCTGGTCGTGTCCGACGTCGACCGCGGCGGGGCGCTCGCCCACTGCTACGGCACGTGGGCGGTGCCGCCCGCCGACCAGCGTGCACGCATCCGCGCGTTCGTGCTCAACCGCTTCCGGGGTGACCTCGCGCTGCTCCGTCCCGGGTTGGACGGGCTCCGCGCACGCACGGGCGTACCGGTCGCCGGGGTGCTGCCGTGGATGGACCACGGCCTGCCCGACGAGGACGCGGCCGGACGCTGGGGGACGCGGTGGTCCGACGGTCAGCTGGTCGAGCCGATCGCCGTGGTCGCCTACCCGACCATCTCGAACCTGGATGAGTTCTCCATGCTGGCGCGCGCCGTGCCGGTCGTGTGGGCACGCAGGACGGCGCAGCTGGCGGGGGCGCGCCTGATCGTGCTGCCCGGGGCCAAGCACATCGCCTCTAGCATCGACTGGCTCCGTGCATCCGGGCTGGCCGACGCGATCTCGACCGCTGTGCGGTCGGGCACCCCGGTCGTCGGGATCTGCGGCGGGATGCAGCTGCTCGGTGACCGCCTCGAGGATCCGTACGGCGTGGACGGCGTGCGCGACGGCCTGGGCCTGCTGCCGCTGCGCACCACGTTCGCCGCCGAGAAGCTGACTGCGTCATGGCACGGGACCTTCACCACGCTGCCCGGGCCGTGGCGCCCATGGTCCGGGCTACCGGTCAGCGGGTATGAGATCCGGCACGGCGTGACGACGGCGACGGGCGCGGTCGACACCATCCTGCGGGACGGCCGTGGCTTCGCTCGCGACGGCGTGCTCGGCGTCAGCGTCCATGGGCTGTTCGAGGACCCGCGACTGTTCGAGGCGCTGCTCGACGTTCCGGCGCCGCCTGGGCTCGACGACGTGTTCGCCGGGCTCGCCGAGGCGGTGACCACGCACCTGGACCCGACGATCATCGACATACTGCTGACCGAGGTGACGCCATGACACCGTCCGACCCAACCGTCCCGCCGACCGAGGCCCCGCAGCGGCCGGAACGCGCGTGGGCCCCGTCGCTCGTCCTGGTCAACACCGGCGACGGCAAGGGCAAGACCACTGCCGCGCTCGGCACCCTGCTGCGTGCCCGTGCGCGTGGGTGGAAGGTCTGCGTCGTGCAGTTCATGAAGTCCGGTGACTGGAAGGTCGGTGAGGAGCAGTCGGCACGCGAGCTGGGCATCGACTGGTGGACGATCGGTGACGGCTTCACGTGGGACGCCGAGGACCTCGACCACAGCCAGGCCGTGGCGCTGGAGGCCTGGCGGCAAACGCGTGAGATCATAGGCGGCGGGGAGTACCAGGTCGTGATGCTCGACGAGGTGACCTACCCGATCAACTACGGCTGGATCGATCTGGACGAGGTGGTCGCCACCCTGCGCGACCGTCCGGAGCAC
This DNA window, taken from Euzebyales bacterium, encodes the following:
- a CDS encoding ABC transporter substrate-binding protein, with product MRIVSLLPSATEWLFAMGVGDRVVGVTHECDHPPQVSRLPAVTTNLLTSGQGEGERQRAGGSTLSSAAIDAAVSAGIRDEHTIYALDVDALRALAPDVVVAQQLCDVCAVPVDAVEAAACTLGAQARVVAADPHTLDDLLPAAVELGRAVAAEESAAALAESLQHRLDAVTWAVADRPRPMVAMLEWPDPPWLPGHWAPDMIERAGGVSLFGRSGEPSRRATFEELAEVDADVVIAAFCGCDLAETIARTDEVSERPAWRSLIRGARLLAVDGSAYVSRPGPRLVDGVEALARALHGVGGPPPRAAVAEWRHGRWRDLVG
- a CDS encoding ABC transporter ATP-binding protein, whose protein sequence is MSRAATDRTGSVTHPVDGAADLAVTGVRVSYGDRRAVDGVTLRVPTAGWTALIGPNGAGKTSLLHAVSGAVPATGTVAVGGADLAGAHPRRRARHIALVPQRAVIPEAMTVVDYVLLGRTAHMSYLAVESAADLQVVSDVLRRLDLTAYSRRPVQALSGGEQQRVVLARALAQQTPVLLLDEPTSALDIGHRQHVLDLVDRLRRECELTVLAAMHDLTLAAQYADRLVLLDGGRVAAEGVATDVLTRQRIADHFDADVHVLIAPDGGIALVPARTRR
- the cobO gene encoding cob(I)yrinic acid a,c-diamide adenosyltransferase, producing MTPSDPTVPPTEAPQRPERAWAPSLVLVNTGDGKGKTTAALGTLLRARARGWKVCVVQFMKSGDWKVGEEQSARELGIDWWTIGDGFTWDAEDLDHSQAVALEAWRQTREIIGGGEYQVVMLDEVTYPINYGWIDLDEVVATLRDRPEHTTVILTGRDAPQALIDVADTVTEMRKVKHAFDRGVPARRGIDY
- a CDS encoding iron ABC transporter permease: MSLTEPRPTTTGSGGGPGAGAPPPPGRPAGRLRREWLVAGVVAVVATAAAGIAVGPVDLPLSAVARALLDRLPLVDLPSGLSDRDLAILWQLRVPRVALGLLVGAMLATAGAGYQGVFRNPLADPYLLGIAAGAGVGATLAIVSGAPSGTWWIDPLPLAAFCGALAGVVATYALSRSVAGERSTVSLILAGVAVAAFFTAIQTFVQMRNIDSIRSVYAWLFGRLATTGWSEVVLILPYVVVSSAVLLTHRRLLDVIGVGDREATALGVPVTRVRVVVVVAASLGTAAAVAVSGLIGFVGIIVPHTVRLLAGWSYRCVLPLSLLFGGAFMVLTDLIARLALAPAELPIGVVTAFLGAPFFVLVLRHRGAS
- a CDS encoding ABC transporter substrate-binding protein; translation: MIRTADACRFLCTLLVLFTVAACGGAQTSDDAAPTPEATASSAPSEAATDRAPFPVTVEAANGEVTLDEQPTSIVSLSPTATEMLFAIDAGDQVTAVDEFSTHPSEAPTTDLSGYEPNVEAIAGYEPDLVVIADDGADLSTALGELDIPVIVAPAAQTLDDTYAQIEQLGAATGHEAEAAGLVEQMHDDIDKITGDLPETDRPLTYYHELDDTYYSVTSDTFIGQIYELAGLTSIADEVDDDASDGYPQLSEEFIIDADPGLIFLADTICCGQTAETVAERPGWDQIAAVRDGAVVELDDDVASRWGPRIVDLLRTIGDAVAAHAGS
- a CDS encoding cobyric acid synthase, with amino-acid sequence MTGQAVMVQGTSSSAGKSLLTTALCAHAARAGIRVAPFKAQNMSNNPRVVDGGEIGTAQALQALACGIAPDVRMNPVLVKPEADTRSQVVRRGRVDHELSGLRWEERTAALWGDIRDSLHDLLDSYDLVVLEGAGSPAEFNHWPYDLANMRVAEEADAPVLVVSDVDRGGALAHCYGTWAVPPADQRARIRAFVLNRFRGDLALLRPGLDGLRARTGVPVAGVLPWMDHGLPDEDAAGRWGTRWSDGQLVEPIAVVAYPTISNLDEFSMLARAVPVVWARRTAQLAGARLIVLPGAKHIASSIDWLRASGLADAISTAVRSGTPVVGICGGMQLLGDRLEDPYGVDGVRDGLGLLPLRTTFAAEKLTASWHGTFTTLPGPWRPWSGLPVSGYEIRHGVTTATGAVDTILRDGRGFARDGVLGVSVHGLFEDPRLFEALLDVPAPPGLDDVFAGLAEAVTTHLDPTIIDILLTEVTP